Genomic window (Candidatus Bathyarchaeia archaeon):
AAGGTAGTGTCGTCTTCCCTCTGTTATAAATGTCTGGCGGCGGAATTGTCACGCCCATGTTGGCGGTGCTGATGAAGGAGGCACCCGCCTTCTTCACTCGTCTGGCGATTTCCACAACCCTTGGGAAGCCGGTTTCTGGAGTGAGTTTAACCCCCACGGGGATGCTGACTTCCTTGACGACCTCTTTAACAACCTCCTCCAGGAATTCTGGGGAGTCACCCATGATGGCGCCCATGTTGGAGAAGATAAACTTTCCATCCAGAAAGGCTTTCACGTTGCCGCTTACCGTGGCGAAGAAGGGACAAGAAACGTTAATCTCAATCATGTCGAAGCCTGCTTCCTCAGCCCTTCTAGAAGCTATGGCAAACGATTCTGGGTCTCCGGCGGCTTCAATGTTTGCGATTAGCGGGACATCCTCCGGCTTCTTCTCCATCAACATTTTAATTATGGGCATTTTAAGCTCCAGGGATTTCGCGAACCCCTCTATTGGAATGCCATAGGGCGTTAGGGCGCCAAGCCTATGCAGAAAGCATCCTTCCCCATCCTTCATCCATCGCCTAACGGGTCTCCCGCCAAAATGTTTTCGAATTATCTGCTGCCACTCCTCAGACGCAACTTCCCTCTTCTTCCTCTTAACGTAGTCCTCGGGCAGGGAGCAAAGCGCTCCCACATTTATGTATCCAGCTCCAGCCTCCGCCGACTTGAGCAGTATCTTTGCGACATCCTCGTCGGGTATTGAACTGCCCATAAAGGTTGCGATGGCGCCAACGCCGATGGGGCTTGGGAGGGTTACTCCGGCAAAATCCACAAACAACCTTTCATCTCTCATGGTGGCTCATTCCTCTCGAGTATTTTGAACGTTTGACTGTAAATTTGACCCTTATATTAACCTTGTCAATTAGAGCCATGGCAATTTCCTATAAAAGTCGCTTGTCCAGCATGGTAATGTGTTTGGTAATGTGGGGGCTGGTGTATTTGAAGGGCAAATTGGAGTTTGGGTTGGCGGAGCGCAGGTTGCAGTGTAGGTATCTTTTTCTCTCCTTTTTCTTCCTCAAGCTTTTCCTCGGAAGGTTTTGTTCTAGGTTTTTCCTCTGGTTTTCCTATAACAATGGATTTGACGCCCGGGGGCAGCTTCTCACCTTTTATTTTCTCCAAATCCTTTTCGCTTGTAATCACCCTCAATAGGTTGAAGGGGTTCTGATTTCACTTACCGCAGATCTAATGTCAATTATGGACCGTTTAAGCTCAGCCACAGCGGTATTCAACTCTTCAGAAAGCTTCTCTACGCTGAATTTTAACCTCTCAATCTCCTGCTTTTCCGACTTTTCCCCTTCGGTTGATTTTTCCTCCTTCGCTGGCTTCTCCTCCGCAGGAGGCCTCTTCGCTTCCTCGGAGTTTTCCTTTTTGCCGTTTTCCGTCTTCGCCATAACATAACATCCCAAGCTGGCTAACTGATTTACTATACGAATCCCAAATGTGCATTTAAATTATGTGAATCCAGAATCAATATTTGTAAATTTTTCAAATTTTGATCAGAATTTTATAAAATTTACAAGTCTGTAATCGAACAAGATTACGAACGAACAGTGTACGAACAGTGTACGAACCAAAAAACATATTTAGATTAAAAGCCGAATAACTTGCAGAAAGCCAATGAAGCATAAATACCTACTCATAATACTTCCCATATCGATTGTAGCCTCCATTTTGGCTCCGGCGATTTACATTCTCTACTACAGCGACGACAGCCTAGAAAACGCCAATGAAAAAGTTTTCTTTGGAGTTACCTTCAGCAAAGGAAGCCCCCAGGATGCAAAACGCCTAATCGAAAAAGTGAAGAATTATACGAACCTCCTCGTCATAACTGCTTGGGATGAACTCTGCGCCCAAAATGATAATGGAGCAGCCCTAACCGAAGTTTGCGAGTACGCAGCGAACGCCGACCTCCACTTCATAGTCTACTTAAGCTTTGTATCCCAAGTTGCCTACCCATGGCATAGGCCTTGGCTGGAAAACGCCTCAGAAAGGTTTGGCAAATACTTCTTGGGAGTTTATTTCTACGATGAGCCAGGCGGAAAACAAGTAGACACCGGGACGTGGCGAGGTTTCAGACCTGAACTATTCAATTACAGTGAGGCGGCAAACTGGTATGTCAGCAGTATTGGTTCCAGCGAAAGTCTGCGAATTCTAAAGGGCTTGGGCATTAGAGTTTTTACGGCTGATTATGCGCTTTACTGGTTTGATTATTTGGCTGGTTATGACTGCGTTTTCGTTGAGTTCGGATGGAACCATAGCCGAATCCAACACATAGCCCTTGGGCGGGGAGCCGCCAACGTGCAGGGCAAGGATTGGGGCGTTATCATAACATGGACATACAATCACCCACCATACCTCGAAAATGGAACAAGATTGTACGAGGATTTGGTGACCGCCTACAAGGCTGGGGCGAAATACATAGTCATATTTAACTATCCAAGGATTGAGGGAAATCCCTACGGCATACTAACCGAAGAACACTTCAAGGCGATGGAGGATTTTTGGCATCTCATAACCTCGCCTAAACCATTCGAAAAAGTGAGGGGACAAGTGGCCTACGTGCTCCCAAAAGATTATGGTTGGGGGATGCGGAGCCCAGACGACAAGATATGGGGGATATGGCCTCCGGATGACAAGTCTCTAACAATATGGGAAAACATGGGCAAGCTCCTTGAAAAGTATGGTTTAAAACTTGACATAATCTATGACGATCCAAAATTCAACTTCAAAAGGAAATATGCCATCCTATATTATTGGAACAGCACGATAACCTAGACGAAATGTAAATAAGCCCGTGCAAAATAAGACATTTTGGGCTCGGCCGTTGAAGCGGAAATCCATCGCAATAATTCTATTGTTAATTGGATGCTTTATGGCAGTAGCAGTGGCGCTTGCAGTTTACAACCTAAATAAACCGTTCAACCCCCACGTCGAGTTCCTATACTCAAAAAGGCATGTTTTCCATGTTGTAAACCGCACTATTTCGGACGTTTTTGGCAACAAAACCTTCGCCATAAGCATCATAGAAAACCATAGCGACGAAGACCCATCATGGAGCCTTGAAAAGGCATTTGCCGAAAACTTCACCATCATAACCACCTTCGAAACCCATGAATACCGATTTGGAATAGCCGGAAACCTAAACTATACCCAGATACAATCAAAAGACATTAGAGAAGCCATCCAAGCAGTCATAGGCGAGGAAAGAAGAGATCTCCCGGTTAATAAAAGCCTCCTCACCGGCGAGCCGTTCCCGTCAATTTCATACTGGCAAGGCGACCCCTTCAGCCCATCAAGCAAAGGCTTTGAAAAAGGAATAATCATAGAAACCACCAAAGAATTAACTGAAGAACAGATAAGACGCCTGTGCGAAACCATCCTAAGCTACCTATACTAGCAGTTACCTTTACAAAGTGGTGGACCGGGCGGGATTTGAACCCGCGACCTCCCGAGTGCAAGTCGGGCGTTCGTACCAGCTGAACTACCGGCCCACACACCCTTAACAGAGATTTGCTTTGGATTTAGGCTTTCTGTATTGGGGTGGCTCAGGAAGTATGCCCCCTCGTCATCCTTTGTCGGCGGAGAGAGGAGGACCCCCTCATCACCATCCAAAAAAATGGATGGGCTGTTTTTAAGCCTTTACTGTGTTTTGTGGTTATCAGAATATGCGAAAAGCTTTTATAGAAGTGTAATTCAATGCTTGATGTTCATCACGAACCGTGGTTTGGCTGATTTCAAGGAGGTTTTGGATGAGTGACCGTGTTGATGTTGGGATTCCCGGAATGAACGAGATCCTGAATGGCGGCATACCAAAGAGAAATGTTGTTCTCTTATCTGGTGGTCCGGGCACTGGCAAGTCCATTTTTGGCCAGCAGTTTCTTTATGCTGGGTTTAGGCTCGGCGAACCCGGTGTATTAGTAACTTTGGAGGAGCATCCCGTTCAAGTTCGGATTAACATGGATCGTTTCGGATGGGAGCCCCGGCGTTTTGAGCAGGAGGGCAAATTTGCCATCGTGGACGCTTTTACTTCAGGCATTGGCGAGGCGGCGAGGAGGGAACGCTACGTTGTCAAGGATCCCGATGATGTTCCAAGTTTTTTGGATGTTATTCGGCAGGCGGTCACCGACCTGAACGCCCAACGGGTTGTCATAGACTCTGTTTCAACGCTTTACATGACTAAGCCGGCGCTGGCAAGATCCACCATTATGCTGATAAAGAAGGTTCTGGCTGGTTTGGGATGCACAGGCTTCCTTGTTTCTCAAGTCAGTGTTACGGATCGGGGTTTCGGCGGTCCAGGTGTTGAGCATGCAGCCGATGGCATTATAAGGCTCGACTTGGACGAGTTTCAAGGCGAACTTAAACGTTCAATAATTATTTGGAAGATGAGAGGAACAAGTCACTCCATGAGGAGGCATCCTTTCGACATAACAAGCAAGGGCATAATAGTTTATCCGGATAAAACTATTAGGATAACTCCGAGAGGCTTTTTTGAGGGAGGAGATGAAAGCTCATGAGCGAAGTTGAGGTTCCCCTAAAGCCCTTAGGCAGAGAAGACATCCAAAAACTTGAGGCCGTCCTCCTGCTCGGAACGGTTTCTAGGCAGGATGTCATCGAGAAAATGCGAAGCGCAGACCCCAAAGACCGAATAACATGGATAGATTCGCTGGCTGTGGCAGCCGGAGCCCTTGCCAGAGAAAAAGCCGGCATGACTGTTCCACGAATAGCCAACGAACTTGGAAGAGGCGAACAGACAATCCGCTCCCATCTAACCGGGAAAACCGAGGCTGGAAAACTTGTAAGGGAAACCTATGAAATGCTGGTGCGCGGCGAGAAGGTTCTATCCTTCATGCTCAAGGAGGCTGAGACTCCATCCAAGGAGGAGCTGGAGAAACTCAAACTTGAATTAGATAAAGAGCGTAGGGAGAAAGCCGAACTTCAAGAGAAGTTGGCTAAACTCCAAAACAAAATCGAGAATGTGGCCAAGGCCTTGGAGGCAGCCATAAACCAGCTGAAAGCCTAACTCCGCTAGGCTTTTTCCACCCTAAGTTTTTCTCCTTCCTCCACCTTTTCAAGGATTTTCGGGTCGTCTAGGATTTTCCCTATCACGTTTACTGGACTGTAGGGCTTTATTATATTGGGGTTTGGGCTTGAGAGGGTTGGCCCAAAGAATAGGCAAAGGGCTGGACCTTCAGGCCAGTAGGCTACATCCCCGTAGTCTACGATTTCCTTAGCCTTCTCTAGGCCCACCTTGAAGGGTGCAGCGAAATAGATTTCCTTGCCCCAGAATTCAGCTCTCGCCTCGAAGGGTAAAGCCCTCATAAGAGCTTCAGCTGTTTTCGGGTTTTCTTTAAAGCGTATTTCACATGTTATGGTTATTCCCGATTCAAAAGTGATTTTTATCCTTTCCTTTCGCTCCATACGCTGTGTCCCTCCACCTATTCTCTTGTCAAATTTAACAGTATCCTCATGGCTTCCGCCACGTATCTAGCGCATTTCTTCTCTCTTATCTGCTCCACTTTAAATTTTTGTCTGCCCTCAGCTGTTGTTAGGTCGCAGTTTGTTAGTTCTCGGCAGAGAGTGCTTCCAAAGTTTTCCTCAAAACTTTTTAGGAGTTGCTGAACCTTCGCCATGCATTTTTCATAGTTTTCCATTTCGCCCAGCGTTTTTCGTCCATATTTTAGGCTTAATGCCATAACAGCTCCCGTTATAGCCCCGCACACCAAGCCCCTTCTACCCATTCCCCCTCCGAATCCCGTGGCTATTTTTGGAATGTGTTCACATGCCATCCCATGGGCTTCAGCAAAGGTCTTCAATATGGATTCTGAGCAGAGGTAGCCCTCCCTAAACATTGAAACAGCCCTCTCTATAATCTCTTCTTCAGCGCTCATGGCTGCAGCCTTTTAGGATATCGCGATGTAAACCTTTTTGTCGTCTAGGGGGTATTCATGCCATTCCGCTTCGACTTCGCTTTGGCTTTTATGGAGTTGCACGTTTTTAGCGCGGACCAGCGCAGCCATCTCGTCCAAGTATGGCTTTAGAAGCTTCACACCCTCTTCGTCTAGTCCTGCCACGTGGACGGTTTCGAGGATGTCTGTCGGCATGTAGCCCAACTCCTTTCTTAGGGACTGAACTCTTCTGGCTATGTCGCGCATGAGACCCTCGCCTAGAAGCGCCTCATCCCTGTAGACGTCCAAGTACACGTTTATGCCCTTTTCAGAGGCTTCAACCCATCTCCCGGCTTCAACTTCAGCTTTAACATTTTCTGGAAGGTTTTTAGCGTATTCTGCCTCCTTCACATTTGCAAGCTCTAGGAGAACATCATTTAGACTTTGGAGGGCTTGCAGGGCTCTTTCATGAGCTACAATCAGCATTTTCCTTAGTGGCCATCTCCGCTTGAGCTTGGCTGACTGCCGTGCAGAATAAACCAGTGAAACACATTCCAGCATTATCTCAAAATCCTCTTCCAAGGCTTTGTTGCGGAGGCTTTCATCCGGCTCTGGCCACCTTTCAAAGTTTATGGATTCTGGCAGTGTGGGGTTGAGGCGTCTGTAGATTTTCTGGTATAGTGCCTCGCATAGGAAGGGTGTCACTGGATTGAATAGGAGCATTGTTGTTTTTAGCACGTGCCATAGGGTTGCGTATATGGCTAGTCTGCGGTTTAGGGTTTCAGGGTCATCTGTCCAAAGCTCTTTTCTTATCATTGGCACGTATAGGCGGCTTACGATTTCCACAACAAACTCTTCGAGTTCTGCAAGCGCCGTGTTGAATTCACATTTCTCCAGATCCGCCGTGTAGTCGCTTATAGTCTTCTGGAGTTTGGAGAGCAGCCAGAGGTCTGGTTTTCTGAGCAAGTCTTTAGCTTTCGCCCACTCCAGCGTGTGCTCTTGCGGGTTGAAGCCATCGTATTCAGCATTTTGTACAAAAAACCTGTTCAAGTGATATAGGGTTGCGAGCACCTGGTAGGGGCGGCGGTTCATCTCGTTTAGGTCGAAGTTCATGAAATCTATAGGTGAACATTTCCTTAGCATGTAAAACCGGCAGACGTCAGCTGAGGCCTTCTCCAGAAGCTTGTTCACCTCTATTATGTTGCCTAGGCTTTTGCTCATCTTCCTGCCCCTGGCGTCTTGGGTTAACCCCTGGAATAGGAAAGCCTTGTAGGGGGCTTCTGCCCTTCCAGTCAATATGACGTGTTCCAGCAGCAGCGAGTTTGCCCACCCACGGGTTTGATCTATTCCCTCTGTGAGGAAGGCTACTGGCACGTATTTGGCGAACTCCTCGTCCGTGAACCTTGCATAGGGGGCTGCGCCGCTGTTGTGCCACGTGTCTAGGACGAAGGGCTCCCGATGCATGATGCCTCCGCATTTTTCGCACTTTATTTTTATGCGGTCTATCCATGGCTTGTGGAGCTCAAAGTTTGGAGGTGGCTTCTCCAAGGCTTTTTCAACAAGCTCCCTCTTGCTTGCTATGAACGTTTTCGCTCCACATTTTTCGCAAACCCATATTGGGAGTGGAGCACCCCAGACGCGTTCTCTTGAAATACACCATGGCTTGCCCTCTTTTAGGAAGGAGAGGAAGCGGTTCTTCGGAGCTTCGAAGAAGTATTCGACTTTCTCCGCTGCAGCTACAACCTTGTCGTTTATGCGGTCCGTTCTAAGGAAGTATTCGCGCCTGGCAAGCCAAACCAGCTTGTGGTGGGAGCGCCAGCAAGTTGGGTACTCATGTCTTATCCTGCCGGCTTTAACGAGCAAGCCTCTCTTGCGCAGTTCCTCAATAACCATGCTGTCGGCGTCCCTTGCAAAAACGCCCTGGAAGAAGCCCGCCTCATCAGTGAATTTCACCTCATCGTCGAAGGGGGCGAAAACTGGGACGCCCCGCTTCTGGGCGGCAACAAAGTCCTCTTCACCGTTGCCAGGCGAGAGATGCACAACACCTGTGGCTGTGTTCACGTCCACAAAATCCTCGCAGACAACCCGGTGCACCAGCGGATGCTCATCCAATTCCGCCTGTTTCGGAATCAAATCCTTGAACGGATAATCGTACTTTACGCCTTCCAAGCCTTTGCCCGGAACTGTTTCGACTATGCTGTAGTCTTTTATGCCAAGCTCCTGCATCACGGGTTCAACGCGCTGCCTCACCATAATCCATTTCTCATCGCCCACCTGGACCTTAGCGTATTCAGCGTCGGGGTGAACCGCCAACATCAAGTCCGTTACAATTGTGAAGGGCATGGTTGTCCAGACTAGGAAGTACTCGTTTTGGCTGTGGGCCACCTTGAATTTAAAATATAGGGATGGATCCTCCACCTCCACATAGGAGCCCTCATAGCCCACTTCAGCGCTACTTAGGCTTGTTTGACATCCAGGACAGTAGGCCACCACATAATAGCCCTCTTCCAGGAGGCCTTGTTCCCAAGCGCGTTTGAGATACTGCCACTCCCGCTCAATATACTCGTCTGTGTAAGTCCAATATGCCCTCTTCTGGTCTATGAATATGCCGAGTTTGCGGTCAGCCTCCACCCACTCCTTATGGTAGCGCATAATCGTCTTCTTGCACTCCTCCACAAAGCGTTCCTCGCCAACCTGCTCCAGCAGCTCCCGCTTGTTTCGTACGCCCAGCAGCTTTTCCACCTCAAGCTCCACAGGCAAACCTTGACAGTCCCAGCCAGCCCAGAAGGGCACAAAATAGCCCTGCATGGTTCTCCATCGGAACCACAAGTCCTTCATAACGCGGCCTCTAGCATGCCCCACATGGGGTATGCCATTCAGCGTCGGCGGCCCCTCAACCCAGCCTAAAACGCCTACATTGCTCTTTTCGCGGCACTCCATCAGTTTTTCCTGTATACGGTTTTTATCCCAGAACTCGCGGATCTCCCTTTCAATTTCAAGCGGGCGGTAATCCATGCTCAGCGACGCGTCAAAATTAGCTTTTGATTTGGCAATCACCTTTCACCACAACACACCCGCAAACACAACAAAATAACCCAAGCAAAATATAACCTTTTTGAAGCAAACATCGCCAAGCGTCAAATTTAGGACTCGAGCAGTCCAAAATGGATAGTTCCTCCATTTTCAGCTAACAGCATGTATTCAAAGAAAAAGGGTGGGATTCTCACGCAGAGCTTCCGCCATCTCTACCGATTTAGCTTCGCTCTAAGCGTTTCCGCAACGTATAAGAGCCAACTATCACACTAAAAGAGGACAGGAGCACCGTGGCACCTATATTTAAGCCTTCTGGAACAACCTCCATTCTAAAGTCCTGAAAGCCATAGCGGTCCGGCACATCTCTTGGAGTAGGTGGCCATGAAAGGAGTTCACCAGTGCTTTCATCGTAAACTGCCAAGCGAAAGTTCCAATAGGGACCTGCCCCCAAGTCTGGCTTGTTGAACCTGAGCTCTAAAATCCAGTGGGGTGTACTGTTCATCGGAGAGGCACTTATGGAGTTAGCCCATTGTATGGAGGCTGGAGGAGTCACCTCACTCCAGCCCGTACCAGTGCCCTGATAAACCTTTAAGGTGGTGTGGCCTATGATATCTATTCTATAGTCACCAGCTTGAGGAGCGAATCCCCCGCTCTGGTCTCCGTCAATGCACATTTGCCAATAATCCCCAGTATCGTTGGTGTTGTCGGTGAAAAATTCGACGAGCCATGTATCGTACACTTCGCTCATCGAAACAAAGCTCCATACACTTCTAAAAAGCACTTTGTTTTCTATCCATGTGATTTCACCATTATTTGTCCATTCATTGTCAACAGTCCATCGTCCATCAATGGTTATCGTCACATTTGGGTCTGGCATGTAATCTATTCTTACATAGCCTGGCTCGGCTGCCTCGACGGGGTCTATTTTTGGCATAGATCCCGTTTTTAGCAACAATAAACTGCAAAGTGCTGCTGCGAAAATGGCTATGTACACAATTCTCTTCAACTTTCTCCCATTCCTTTAATTCAACCTTTAATTATAGCCTATGTTGCCTTAAAATTTTTGTTTACCTTTAAACCAGCAGAACAACGAGTAAAGTGTTAGAAGGATGACTGTTATCTCCACGATTATTGCTGCTTCCTGACTGTAGAAGGGGTTTCCGTAAGCAATGGGATATAGAACCCAAAACATTTCTCGGTGGGTGAACATGTCTAGGGCTATGTGGCTGAAGCCTCCAAAAAGGCTTAGCAAATAAATGTTCCAAGGTGGGTATCTAACCTTGACGGGATTAAGCCCCATACTCCTATAAATTGTCCATAAGGCGTTCTCGAAGGTTCGTTCCATTAGATAGACGCCTAACGTCACCATAATTGGGTAGACTGTCAAGGCCAATAAGAAGCTGTGCCAAACCCTATGATGTAGGGGTTCGCCCAAGATGATATAGTATAAGGGCTCGATGTCTGTGAAGGTTGTTGGAACCGCTAAAGCCAGGGGGTCTATTCGCCTCTTATCCCTAAAATATAGGAAGAGGAGGGCCAGCGGATGGAATGGTGTGAGGGGCATTTGTCCACAGCTCTATCGTTCACTTGCTAGATTGGGATCCTTTTTCCGTTGAAGTCGCGTTTCCAAACCCCAAATTCGCCTTTAACCGTTTTCAGTTGGTTTATGTTGAAGACTGGACCGTCTCGGCATACGCGGTATTTGCCTATCACGCAGCTTCCGCAGATGCCGACGGCGCATCGCATGATCCTTTCGAGGCTTGCCTCGGCGTAGACGCCCAACCTTTCGGCGCATTCCAGAACCGCCCTTGTCATGAGCTCTGGACCGCAAGTGTAGATTACGTCGAATTTTTCTTTTGCCATAGCTGATTCCGCAAGGGTTGAAGCTAGGCCTTTCACGCCGTAGCTTCCATCTTCAGTGGTTGCCAGCACGTTTTCTTCCCCGCATAGCCCCTTCAATCTGTCTAGGAAGATTAGCTCCTCCTTTGTCTTGGCTCCCACAACAATGACGACTTTTGATGCTTTTTGGTTTGCCAATTCTTTGGCCAGGAAGGTTAGGGGGGCTATTCCGACACCACCTCCCACCAGCAGAGCCTTGCCTCCCTTAATGGTGAAGCCGTTTCCAAAGGGACCTCGCACTCCAATTAAGTCGCCTGCCTTCATTTTGTGCAGTGCCTCTGTTGCCTCGCCAACCCGTTTCACAGCCACCGAAACCTCTGCCCCCCCACGGTCCACGTCGAAAATGCTTAGGGGAATCTCATCCACCCCCGGAATCCACAGCATTATGAACTGGCCTGGCCTCGCCTTAGCGCACGGTCTATCCCTAAAGGTGAAGGCTTTCACCGTGGGGCTTACAATTTCAACGTTTAAAATGCGGGTTGCCCTATGCCTGTTAGCTGCGGTGAGCCAAGCCGACAATCTCATTCACGCTCCTAAAGCCTTTCCTTTTAAGGTAGGTGTCTAACCCTCTAACAATTGACTGAAAAACTCTCGGCCCCTTTATGGCTATGGCTGTTCCAATCTGCACGGCTGAGGCTCCAGCAAGGAGAAATTCCACAGCGTCTCGCCAGCTGTTTATGCCTCCGCATCCAATTATGGGAGCTTTAACCCTTTCGTAAATGTCGTAGACGCACCTAACTGCGATGGGTTTTATGGCTGGACCGGACAAGCCGCCCCTTTTGTTGCTGAGGATGGGTTTGGCTGTTTCGATGTCTATGGCCATGGCTTTAACCGTGTTTATGGCGGTTACGGCGTCAGCTCCAGCCTTGACGGCGGCTTCTGCGATTTCCGCTATATCCGCCACGTTTGGTGAAAGTTTTACGAAAACAGGCTTATCCACAGCACCCTTAACCTTCCTCACAACTTCAGCCAGAACCTTCGGGTTCTGCCCGATCTCGGCACCCGTCTCCTTAACGTGGGGACATGAAACGTTAAGCTCCACGGCGTCAGCTCCTGCCTCCACCGCCTTCCCAGCTACAACCGCATATTCCTCAGCTGAAAAACCATAAACGCTCACTATCAAGGGTACATCCAGAAGAGCCTTGGCTTCTCTAATGTCCCGTGTAAACTCATCTATCCCCGGATTGGAAAGCCCAACAGCATTCAATAAGCCACATGCAACCTGCACAACCGTAGGATTCGCATATCCGCTCCTGGGCTTTAAACCAACAGACTTGGTCACAACAGCGCCTGCGCCGCCTTCAACAACGCCCTTAAGGGTTTCAGCCGAATAACCCAGAATTCCAGAAGCCAGCATGGTGGGGTTGTTGAGGCTTAAACCCACCAGCCTAACCCTCAAACGTTCACTTTTCAAGGCCTTTCCACCAGAGCTTTCTTTTATGTTTGTTGTTTTCTAAAGATAAAGTTTCATTTTCCGCCTTGCTTGGGCTTGGAAATCCTTTAAAAGGGTTTAGGGGCCTAGTGAAGGTGGTGTGTCAAATGGTTATTGTTGAGGTTACGGTGAAAAGCCAAAAGGGGACATGTGCCCAAAGGCACAAGGTTGGAGACAAAATTGTTTTCGACGGCAAATCCATTAAGGGCGATGTATGCTACAGCGCGCTTATGGCGCTGCTTCCAAAGGTTTACGCCATGCTCTATGGCGCAGAGTTTCCATGGGCAGAGGATAAAAACGTCATTTACAATGCATGTCCGGATCCGGAAAACCCCATCGTCTTTGAAATCCGTCGGATTGGGAAGTAGGCTGGCTATGGTTTCAGAATCCTTTATTTATGTAAGCCATGTAGATAGTAGTGATAATTATCTGAGGAATAATGATGAAGGCGACTGTGATCCCAACATTGTTTGGCGTTTTAGCCTTTGACGAATCGAATAGGATTATTTCGCATGCCCTTTTCCCCAAAAAGCCGGAGGAAGCCGCGAAGACT
Coding sequences:
- a CDS encoding cyclophilin-like fold protein, producing the protein MERKERIKITFESGITITCEIRFKENPKTAEALMRALPFEARAEFWGKEIYFAAPFKVGLEKAKEIVDYGDVAYWPEGPALCLFFGPTLSSPNPNIIKPYSPVNVIGKILDDPKILEKVEEGEKLRVEKA
- a CDS encoding dihydroorotate dehydrogenase electron transfer subunit, whose translation is MRLSAWLTAANRHRATRILNVEIVSPTVKAFTFRDRPCAKARPGQFIMLWIPGVDEIPLSIFDVDRGGAEVSVAVKRVGEATEALHKMKAGDLIGVRGPFGNGFTIKGGKALLVGGGVGIAPLTFLAKELANQKASKVVIVVGAKTKEELIFLDRLKGLCGEENVLATTEDGSYGVKGLASTLAESAMAKEKFDVIYTCGPELMTRAVLECAERLGVYAEASLERIMRCAVGICGSCVIGKYRVCRDGPVFNINQLKTVKGEFGVWKRDFNGKRIPI
- a CDS encoding KaiC domain-containing protein — protein: MSDRVDVGIPGMNEILNGGIPKRNVVLLSGGPGTGKSIFGQQFLYAGFRLGEPGVLVTLEEHPVQVRINMDRFGWEPRRFEQEGKFAIVDAFTSGIGEAARRERYVVKDPDDVPSFLDVIRQAVTDLNAQRVVIDSVSTLYMTKPALARSTIMLIKKVLAGLGCTGFLVSQVSVTDRGFGGPGVEHAADGIIRLDLDEFQGELKRSIIIWKMRGTSHSMRRHPFDITSKGIIVYPDKTIRITPRGFFEGGDESS
- a CDS encoding C-GCAxxG-C-C family protein, giving the protein MSAEEEIIERAVSMFREGYLCSESILKTFAEAHGMACEHIPKIATGFGGGMGRRGLVCGAITGAVMALSLKYGRKTLGEMENYEKCMAKVQQLLKSFEENFGSTLCRELTNCDLTTAEGRQKFKVEQIREKKCARYVAEAMRILLNLTRE
- a CDS encoding 4Fe-4S binding protein; this translates as MRDERLFVDFAGVTLPSPIGVGAIATFMGSSIPDEDVAKILLKSAEAGAGYINVGALCSLPEDYVKRKKREVASEEWQQIIRKHFGGRPVRRWMKDGEGCFLHRLGALTPYGIPIEGFAKSLELKMPIIKMLMEKKPEDVPLIANIEAAGDPESFAIASRRAEEAGFDMIEINVSCPFFATVSGNVKAFLDGKFIFSNMGAIMGDSPEFLEEVVKEVVKEVSIPVGVKLTPETGFPRVVEIARRVKKAGASFISTANMGVTIPPPDIYNRGKTTLPFTDGNPFIGYGGEPLRPIVRKHVAAISMFVPELDILAMGGLMNAEHIIQVIMLGAKATGQCAAIFFKGIRYLKAELEFIRKFMEEQGYNSIEEMRSVGVKELRMADEAVDIAAKASIDENKCTLCKTCVDNICAALYVENNKVKVSERCIGCGLCVMVCPAKAIKLVPA
- the ileS gene encoding isoleucine--tRNA ligase; translated protein: MIAKSKANFDASLSMDYRPLEIEREIREFWDKNRIQEKLMECREKSNVGVLGWVEGPPTLNGIPHVGHARGRVMKDLWFRWRTMQGYFVPFWAGWDCQGLPVELEVEKLLGVRNKRELLEQVGEERFVEECKKTIMRYHKEWVEADRKLGIFIDQKRAYWTYTDEYIEREWQYLKRAWEQGLLEEGYYVVAYCPGCQTSLSSAEVGYEGSYVEVEDPSLYFKFKVAHSQNEYFLVWTTMPFTIVTDLMLAVHPDAEYAKVQVGDEKWIMVRQRVEPVMQELGIKDYSIVETVPGKGLEGVKYDYPFKDLIPKQAELDEHPLVHRVVCEDFVDVNTATGVVHLSPGNGEEDFVAAQKRGVPVFAPFDDEVKFTDEAGFFQGVFARDADSMVIEELRKRGLLVKAGRIRHEYPTCWRSHHKLVWLARREYFLRTDRINDKVVAAAEKVEYFFEAPKNRFLSFLKEGKPWCISRERVWGAPLPIWVCEKCGAKTFIASKRELVEKALEKPPPNFELHKPWIDRIKIKCEKCGGIMHREPFVLDTWHNSGAAPYARFTDEEFAKYVPVAFLTEGIDQTRGWANSLLLEHVILTGRAEAPYKAFLFQGLTQDARGRKMSKSLGNIIEVNKLLEKASADVCRFYMLRKCSPIDFMNFDLNEMNRRPYQVLATLYHLNRFFVQNAEYDGFNPQEHTLEWAKAKDLLRKPDLWLLSKLQKTISDYTADLEKCEFNTALAELEEFVVEIVSRLYVPMIRKELWTDDPETLNRRLAIYATLWHVLKTTMLLFNPVTPFLCEALYQKIYRRLNPTLPESINFERWPEPDESLRNKALEEDFEIMLECVSLVYSARQSAKLKRRWPLRKMLIVAHERALQALQSLNDVLLELANVKEAEYAKNLPENVKAEVEAGRWVEASEKGINVYLDVYRDEALLGEGLMRDIARRVQSLRKELGYMPTDILETVHVAGLDEEGVKLLKPYLDEMAALVRAKNVQLHKSQSEVEAEWHEYPLDDKKVYIAIS
- a CDS encoding transcriptional regulator, producing MSEVEVPLKPLGREDIQKLEAVLLLGTVSRQDVIEKMRSADPKDRITWIDSLAVAAGALAREKAGMTVPRIANELGRGEQTIRSHLTGKTEAGKLVRETYEMLVRGEKVLSFMLKEAETPSKEELEKLKLELDKERREKAELQEKLAKLQNKIENVAKALEAAINQLKA
- a CDS encoding DUF4184 family protein; this translates as MPLTPFHPLALLFLYFRDKRRIDPLALAVPTTFTDIEPLYYIILGEPLHHRVWHSFLLALTVYPIMVTLGVYLMERTFENALWTIYRSMGLNPVKVRYPPWNIYLLSLFGGFSHIALDMFTHREMFWVLYPIAYGNPFYSQEAAIIVEITVILLTLYSLFCWFKGKQKF